Part of the Fusarium musae strain F31 chromosome 3, whole genome shotgun sequence genome, CTTGGCAACCAAACCTGACTAGGGGTTATGCAGCACCGGTAGCTTACTCCGAGGCATAGGTTGGCCTTCCATTATCGGTTCCAGTTGGTTTTTCACGCCCCAAGATCCTTGTGCGAATGGTACCTTTTGTTTACAGTCGAGTTCAAACTGCCGTGATCAGTTCAGGGTCtatctactccgtatatcATGAACAATTATAAAGATGGGCAATCTGATCATTGTTGGAAGAAAGATCAGGTGAACTAAGCCATGAACTGACTCCCGATCTCTGTTTCACTGCATGGCTTGTCAGCACTCAAGTTCAGGCGCTTCCTTACTTCCATCACATTCCTCACATCGCACTGCACGAAATGGGCGATCCCGGCCGAACCGGCAGCGATAGTCTCTCCTGATTCCCACGTCTCAGTCCGTCAGTGTCTGTCATTCCCGGTCTCCGCTGATCTCACCAAGATGATCTAAATATTTGCTCACCCAAGCGAAAACCCCATCTTCATAATAGATCCACATAATATCCAAGTTTTTCCCAACTTGTCTTCTAGAATTGTAGAATCGTCATTTGTCGGTTTGCAGAGAGTGAGGGCTTTGTCGATGTTAATTTCCCAGTTTGTTCTGAATAGCATCCAACCGTCGGCTAGTCGGCTCTCTCTCCCTGTATCCCTGATGGCTTGCACGTGGGCTATCCCTCATCTCACCCGTGTTGGAGCTTTGGCTGTCTCTCAGGTTCATGTAGTCTGCTGTACAGAGTAGTTGCTGTATGCTTCGGAAACGTGCAACACGACTCGGAGCATGCTCAACGGCGCACTTACTCTCAGAGGAGTGCCTCATCCAACCAGAGTCTTCATCTCGCGTCTCTCAAGATACAGACAAAGTTGGACGATTTCGATGTATGCGTTGTCActgagaagatggtgtcAGACAGATGGTTCTAATTGATCTTTGCCCAGGCAGGTGAGATCTATCTCTTATATCTGCCACACCGGTTGAAAATGAAGCGTTGAAAATGCTCGCCTTGTTTTTTCTAGCCCGTTCTCTTGCCATTTCTGGGGTACAGTAGTTTCTTAACTGCCGGTTAACAAATGAACCAACCATGATACTTAACCCAACTCTCGGGTTGCCTGGTGTCTTAACCACATGTTTAACATGAATGTCATTAGACAACGAGTTGAGCACTCGCATAGTCCACAGATCACACGATTGACAAGATGATCCTTCAGAGTAGTGATCTGTGTGAAATGGTGATTGTACCAGGTCGGCTAGATTGTCAGACCTTGTATACTGCATTATGCTACCAGAGTATCAAACACACAATCTCTGTTATCAGGCCATCGACTACATACATGTTACCCTACAATCAAATGTTCACATCTGGCAACCCATAAAGTCCTAGAATAGTTTATCAATGAAGCTCAGAGAGGCACTCACAGTATGCAACTCTCGACCCTTTATCCCTGGATCGTCAGCCTTATAATTCatgtttcgtttcgtttctGCACTTCCACATGCCTCTCGACTCCAAACAGCAACGCAACTCTACCCTTTCCAAAGGCGGTTATTTTTCAACCCCGTCACATTCTTGCTCACCTCGCAACTGCATAAAACCTCTTCCAATCCCATCATGTCACAGCACAACCCCCCTCTCTCACGCATAGCCAACCAGCCAACCCTGTTACGGCGGCAGCTTGCATGCTCCAGCAGCCAATCGTTGCGGCTCAACATCACCGCTTGAAAACGTACCGCGTAGAGCAGACCACCGCACTGCAGCCTCGTTTAACTTGTTTCGCTCCAGATAAGAGGCAGTgagaaaagaggaaaaggcaGCCACAGCGAAATGCATGCAGCTGCATGACGTCTAGGCGTCAGTTATCCACTGTCCTCGAGCGTTCGCATGGCTCCGCAGCCTGTTGTGTTTTGTTAAAGTGTCCTGATCTTTTATGATATTCGGTCGTGGATTATGATATGCTGTCGAACGGGTCTTGTGTCAGCCAAGTTTCAAGGAACTTGGACTCTCGGCCAATTCAGTTCCACGGGCTGTATCTGTTTGTGTCCCGTGGCCAACTGAGTTGATCAACCCGAGCTGTCAATCGCATGGTTCAACTTAATATCTCATCGTCGACTTGATACTGATTAGTCCAACTTGACAACTACTGGCGAACCACTACAACGTGCAGTGTGTTCGCTTCACATTAAACTACTCGCCCACGAGATTTGCATCTCTTACACCCTCATCTCTGTCCTAGATCATCTATCACCTTACCCCTCTCCAAAGCAGGGCGAACGTGGCGCACGATCGTCCAGCTTGCACAGCGTCCATGACCCCTTGGCTGCTCGCCCGAGAGCCTCAAGGAACGTCTGTTCCCTCCTGCCGTCAGCCAAAATACACTGGCGGCCCGTCACTTGCAGCGTACCGGTACCGTACCGTCCTGCACATCACCTGGAGAGTCGTATCGTGTAAGCCCGCTCGCACAGAAGACGCTGCACGACGGACGGTCTTAACACCCACTCACTTGCTGACTCCAAACTCCCCCTGTCGTTCTTTGCTTCTGCCGCTACCACAGCCTGTCCTGTTGTGCAATGTGCAACAACCATAGGAGACAATAGCCTCTTTTCTCGTCGCCCGCAGAATATGAGATGCCTTGACGAGGCAGCCGATCCTGACGATTGCTTTTGTGCAATGATCAATTCCAAGTACGTACAGTAGATGCTGTGTAGACCTCACCTAGTCTGTGTGTTTAGTTCCCGTCTATATCATGCTCCCATGTCCGTCTCTCGTTTGCCTCGTCCTTTCTTCTTTAGCTCTTCCTGTcgatctcttctctcttgaaCAAGGAACCCCTTCTTTCTACTGCCCATTCTACCACGCTTGGCAAGCATCACCTTGCCTTCAGCACAACACCAGCCTCAGCTCACTGCTTTGGTTCGTGAACTGCACTCCATCTACAAATCCTGGCTTCACAAACTCATCGCCACCCGCCTCATTCTCCAAGTAATTACCATCTACAGTAATCTACCATGTCACGTTCATCATCAGTCTACTCAGATGACAGCCGCTCATCGGCATGGACAACTACTTATACCCGGATACCCAAGAAACAGCCCAAGGCTCTCCGCTTCCTCTCATGGGTAGCTGGAGCACCACCTGGAGCTACAGCTGTCAAGAAGAGAACAAGAGACTACCGTGATGACCGTTCGGTCAGTTCCAGTGGCTCGACGTTCTCTAACTGGGATCAATCCGATACACAACTCTACTGGGTTGTTCACCCCAACAGCTACTACTACAGTGGTAGCAGCAGGGGGAGCACCAGCAGTGGACATAGTAAGCGAAGTGGACGGAGCCATAAGAGCGGAGGTGGCTCCCGTAAGCACTTTGACGGAGCCGTTCCCCGGCCGATGGTTCAGCCGATGAACATGAACGGCGGCCCCCCACCACATCCACCTCCGCCTCCGATGGCCCCACCTATGGACGGAGGCTACGACGGAGGCCCCGGCTATGATGCCGGCTACGGCGATGGCATCTATGATGAAGGTTATGATCCCAATTTCGgcggtcctcctcctcctgcccCGATGATGGGTGGATATCCtggccctcctcctcctcccatgCATCCACCACCTCCTATGCATCCCCATATGCCCGGTGGAATGCCCGGCGGAGCTCCTTTTATCGACTTGACTGGCCAGAACCACCCAGGAGGTAGAGGAGGTCCCTCTTCAGAATCAGATGGCTGGAGCTCTGATGAAGATTAATGTTGGTCTCGAGACTGGGCTGAGGAGCAGAACCTATTGAGTAGTGTTGTGCTTTCTGTTCACGTTGATGATTGTGTTCGGATATGTATTGCTAGCAAACTTGGGATGGCGAACATGGCGTTATGGGAATCAGTTATGAGACAACTGAAGGGTTATGAATGAAGTCATGATTGCTTACACGCATCAATTTAACGATGTCGCTTGCTGttctttgcctcttcttgGTATAGCCATTAGCGTATTAACCATTTGCAGTTTAAGATGCAGGTTTGGTGGTGCGATTATACATGTATATAGTTTGATGATAAgagtagcttttatattttttatgtTCCAATGTTATACTTGAGTGAAAACGGTATTACAATCATTACTTCGAACTCCTTGAACTATGTCACAAATGGCTGCCTCTATTGAGTGCCATATAGTTCTAAGAATTTAGTCAGGAGCTGTATAACAAGGAACAAAATCAGAATTGATAATATCCAGGTTGAAACGTGAAGGTCTAGACCTTTCGATGATTGAAAGCTACCGGGTAACTGAAGGACAAAATGACGTACGGATTGAGTCTCGACCGTTCACATGCCTCTAACGGCTCAAGAAGTGTCGTGTGCTCCCTCCCATACACAAACTACCAAGTAGGTATGATGCGTAATATCTGCGGTAGCAAGAAGGGGAAAAAGCCTTAGTGTTTGCCCATTTCATTTTTCTTGGTCCCCCACCCGCCTTCGGCTTTGAGCGATGCACCAAAGTCTGCAATGCATCAAATGTTTCTAAACCCCCTGTCGACAAGACCCTTTGACCTTACGCATCAACCAATGATATTCATCAGCCGGTGTGGTTGAAACACAGCCTCCCGGTGGAACAGATACGGTCTAGCGGCCGATTGGATCTCGACGCCGCCGTGACTCTTCCCGGGTGATGCTCCGCCGGAAGGCTTGGGCTAAGAGTGCGGTGTAAGTCAACaaaatagatagatagacaGATAGACAAAGAGGGAGA contains:
- a CDS encoding hypothetical protein (EggNog:ENOG41), which produces MSRSSSVYSDDSRSSAWTTTYTRIPKKQPKALRFLSWVAGAPPGATAVKKRTRDYRDDRSVSSSGSTFSNWDQSDTQLYWVVHPNSYYYSGSSRGSTSSGHSKRSGRSHKSGGGSRKHFDGAVPRPMVQPMNMNGGPPPHPPPPPMAPPMDGGYDGGPGYDAGYGDGIYDEGYDPNFGGPPPPAPMMGGYPGPPPPPMHPPPPMHPHMPGGMPGGAPFIDLTGQNHPGGRGGPSSESDGWSSDED